In Pseudoduganella albidiflava, a single window of DNA contains:
- a CDS encoding methyltransferase: protein MDNSLLHWTEQGTDRSARWHSEAGMPPPKRVVVADDTLNADTAFRLACEGTALLWRGDFQNARQLLQALARRADGKQGKPKRKAAKVPATPTEAFHLHRQAQSQRARTLAMLLIPFEPGYTIPLRRAPDVKLACNEAYGRSEDAFVISLRELLGVIGAHEWRKTGVEIPAIDARIHPHYGVFSPVRGEYVQLVAETPLPKKTTVAFDIGAGTGVLSAVLARRGVPRVVATDMDRRALSCARDNLHRLELDEQVELLEADLFPPGRAPLVVCNPPWLPARPSSSIEHALYDLDSRMLKGFLAGLKDHLTEGGEGWLILSDLAEHLGLRPREQLLEWISAAGLVVLGRQDVKPVHPKAGDAEDPLHAARSAEVTSLWRLAAA, encoded by the coding sequence ATGGACAACTCCCTCCTCCACTGGACCGAACAAGGAACCGACCGTTCCGCCCGCTGGCATTCGGAGGCGGGCATGCCGCCGCCGAAGCGCGTGGTGGTTGCCGACGACACGCTGAACGCCGATACCGCCTTCCGCCTGGCCTGCGAAGGCACGGCGCTGCTGTGGCGCGGCGACTTCCAGAATGCCCGGCAACTGCTGCAGGCGCTGGCGCGCCGCGCCGACGGCAAGCAGGGCAAGCCGAAACGCAAGGCCGCCAAGGTCCCGGCCACGCCGACCGAAGCTTTCCACCTGCACCGCCAGGCGCAGTCGCAGCGGGCCCGCACGCTGGCCATGCTGCTGATCCCGTTCGAACCCGGCTACACGATTCCGCTGCGCCGCGCGCCGGACGTGAAACTGGCCTGCAACGAAGCCTACGGCCGTAGCGAGGATGCGTTCGTGATCTCGCTGCGCGAGCTGCTCGGCGTGATCGGGGCGCATGAATGGCGCAAGACGGGCGTGGAGATCCCCGCGATCGATGCGCGCATCCACCCGCACTACGGCGTGTTCTCGCCGGTGCGCGGCGAATACGTGCAGCTGGTGGCGGAAACCCCGCTGCCGAAGAAGACCACGGTGGCCTTCGACATCGGCGCCGGTACCGGCGTGCTGAGCGCCGTGCTGGCGCGGCGCGGCGTGCCGCGCGTGGTCGCCACCGACATGGACCGCCGCGCCCTCTCCTGCGCGCGCGACAACCTCCACAGGCTCGAACTGGACGAGCAGGTCGAACTGCTGGAAGCGGACCTGTTCCCGCCGGGCCGCGCGCCGCTGGTCGTCTGTAACCCGCCATGGCTGCCGGCACGTCCCAGCTCGTCGATCGAACACGCGCTGTATGACCTCGACAGCCGCATGCTGAAGGGTTTCCTGGCCGGCTTGAAGGATCACCTGACCGAAGGCGGCGAAGGCTGGCTGATCCTGTCAGACCTGGCCGAACACCTGGGCCTGCGGCCCCGTGAGCAGCTGCTCGAGTGGATCTCGGCAGCCGGCCTCGTCGTGCTGGGCCGGCAAGATGTAAAACCCGTGCACCCGAAGGCCGGCGATGCCGAAGATCCGCTGCATGCCGCCCGCTCGGCCGAGGTAACGTCGCTGTGGCGGCTGGCGGCTGCCTGA
- a CDS encoding AAA family ATPase — protein sequence MRILRIGGRNLASLADEFSVDFGSDPLASAGLFAISGPTGAGKSTLLDALCLALYDRTPRLVHARGKTPDVGDPIGSDDSRTLLRRGTPEGHAEVDFVGSDGIAYRARWSVRRSRTKATGALQPTAMTLHRLPELQPIGGTKTEVKAEIETRIGLNFDQFTRAVLLAQNEFATFLKAQDDERGLLLETLTGSTIYSDLSRRAHERHKSEAQALQQMLARLADQKPLSGDERAETEAQARQAEAALAVLDTRKAALETDLRWHEGAARLAEGIAQAEATRQARIADVAAAAPRRAALDKLDAVQEARPLHDAVQRVALDTAGARAAIERCRQEAGQAELAQAAAAAAQQQAAQGVDAAEAARRDAGPQLDRAKALDARIEAMQPQHAQARAARDAAVAAVTAAAAALSDKRNERRGLVAAQEYGHAWLESHRHWAVLAQQWPRWEELFTQAGRAAHHGAAIATKLADAQRRAAHHRNEEMAAQAGLAGAAEKLRAAEAERAAAVAALAAFDAEALGTRRTVLEARRTALQDGERLWLDLAARNDRHAALVAQAGQLEGARAAAQALAEAARTDLAAGKAALAQAERSLALAEAACGESVEQLRATLEDGAPCPVCGSADHPYHGNDQLRGMLAALRADVAQWRTAQERTIEQEATQRALAASNAARLAQVREELASLAPALAALAQRWNAALATLDDGIAVGDGERAAWLSGRLAAASAALQDVARQEQAMRQAAAVRDRAQGACERAAAEQARSQAALSAAATALAQAQAQAEALRSQHIDAVHHLDALLDDLDAAFADAPEAGADGWKDHWKQNPEHFHALRQAESRQWQKQHADLDERAAKIAALDIELAALQEAHAKVAADEHAARAAFLAADEALQAARAQRVALWNGAPVGEVEARLRTACEAAHAALRAQQEAGQQAAQARVRCDEALVHAQRRLAELDEAAGIAHRDLAAWLETFRHAHAEPDLFAPPVDGVASMDELLALLAHPQEAIRAERHALQALDGAVAQAVAVLREREAQLEQHRATAPAGAEGGPQPLREALDALATERRAAQEGVSALKVALAQDDERRRRASAMLAGLERQEASERRWARLAELIGSADGKKFRNYAQQFTLDVLLGYANAHLRQLAPRYQLLRIDNPSQPSLGLLVRDLHMGDDLRSVHSLSGGESFLVSLALALGLASLSSNRVRVESLFIDEGFGSLDAETLRVAMDALDNLQAMGRKVGVISHVQEMTERIATRIIVQPGAGGRSHVSVA from the coding sequence ATGAGGATCCTGCGTATCGGCGGCCGCAACCTGGCCTCGCTGGCCGATGAATTCTCGGTCGATTTCGGCAGCGACCCGCTGGCTTCGGCCGGCCTGTTCGCGATCAGCGGCCCCACCGGCGCCGGCAAGAGCACGCTGCTCGACGCGCTGTGCCTGGCCCTGTACGACCGCACGCCGCGCCTGGTGCATGCGCGCGGCAAGACGCCCGACGTGGGCGACCCGATCGGCTCGGACGACTCGCGCACGCTGCTGCGCCGCGGCACCCCGGAAGGCCATGCGGAAGTCGATTTCGTGGGCAGCGACGGCATTGCCTATCGGGCGCGCTGGAGCGTGCGGCGCTCGCGCACCAAGGCCACCGGCGCGCTGCAGCCGACCGCGATGACGCTGCACCGGCTGCCCGAACTGCAGCCGATCGGCGGCACCAAGACCGAGGTGAAGGCCGAGATCGAAACACGCATCGGCCTGAATTTCGACCAGTTTACGCGCGCCGTGCTGCTGGCGCAAAACGAGTTCGCCACCTTCCTGAAGGCGCAGGACGACGAGCGCGGCCTGCTGCTGGAAACGCTGACCGGCAGCACGATCTACAGCGACCTGTCGCGCCGCGCGCACGAGCGCCACAAGAGCGAGGCGCAGGCGCTGCAGCAGATGCTGGCACGCCTGGCGGACCAGAAGCCGCTGTCCGGCGACGAGCGCGCGGAAACGGAAGCGCAGGCGCGGCAGGCCGAAGCGGCTCTGGCCGTGCTCGACACCCGCAAGGCCGCGCTGGAAACGGACTTGCGCTGGCACGAGGGCGCGGCGCGGCTGGCCGAGGGCATCGCGCAGGCCGAGGCCACGCGGCAGGCGCGCATTGCCGACGTGGCGGCGGCCGCGCCGCGCCGCGCGGCACTCGACAAGCTCGATGCGGTACAGGAAGCGCGGCCACTGCACGACGCGGTCCAGCGCGTGGCGCTCGACACGGCCGGCGCACGTGCCGCCATCGAGCGCTGCCGCCAGGAGGCGGGACAGGCCGAACTGGCCCAGGCTGCCGCCGCGGCCGCGCAGCAGCAGGCGGCGCAGGGGGTGGATGCCGCCGAAGCCGCCCGGCGCGACGCCGGCCCGCAGCTGGACCGGGCCAAGGCGCTCGACGCCCGCATCGAGGCCATGCAGCCGCAGCACGCGCAAGCCCGTGCCGCGCGCGACGCCGCCGTGGCGGCCGTGACGGCGGCGGCGGCCGCGCTGTCGGACAAGCGCAATGAACGTCGCGGCCTCGTCGCCGCGCAGGAATACGGCCACGCCTGGCTGGAATCGCACCGGCACTGGGCCGTGCTGGCGCAGCAGTGGCCACGCTGGGAAGAACTGTTCACGCAGGCAGGCCGCGCCGCCCACCACGGCGCGGCGATCGCCACGAAACTGGCCGACGCGCAGCGCCGCGCCGCGCATCACCGCAACGAGGAGATGGCGGCCCAGGCCGGCCTGGCCGGCGCGGCGGAAAAGCTGCGCGCGGCCGAAGCGGAACGCGCCGCGGCCGTGGCGGCGCTGGCCGCCTTCGATGCCGAGGCGCTGGGCACGCGGCGCACGGTGCTGGAAGCGCGCCGCACCGCGCTGCAGGATGGCGAACGGCTGTGGCTCGACCTGGCCGCGCGCAACGACCGCCATGCCGCGCTGGTGGCGCAGGCCGGACAGCTGGAGGGCGCGCGCGCCGCGGCGCAGGCGCTGGCCGAAGCGGCCCGCACCGACCTCGCCGCCGGCAAGGCCGCGCTGGCCCAGGCCGAACGGTCGCTGGCGCTGGCCGAGGCGGCATGCGGCGAAAGCGTCGAGCAGCTGCGCGCCACGCTGGAAGACGGTGCGCCCTGCCCCGTGTGCGGCTCGGCCGACCATCCATACCACGGCAACGACCAGCTGCGCGGCATGCTCGCCGCGTTGCGGGCCGACGTGGCGCAGTGGCGCACGGCGCAGGAACGCACCATCGAACAGGAGGCGACGCAGCGGGCGCTGGCGGCATCGAACGCGGCGCGGCTGGCGCAGGTGCGCGAGGAGCTGGCGTCGCTGGCGCCGGCGCTCGCGGCGCTGGCGCAACGCTGGAACGCCGCGCTGGCAACGCTAGACGACGGCATCGCGGTTGGCGACGGCGAGCGTGCCGCCTGGCTGTCCGGCCGGCTCGCCGCTGCCAGCGCGGCGCTGCAGGACGTGGCGCGGCAAGAGCAGGCGATGCGCCAGGCCGCCGCCGTGCGCGACCGCGCGCAAGGCGCCTGCGAACGGGCGGCCGCGGAACAGGCGCGCAGCCAGGCCGCCCTGTCGGCCGCCGCGACCGCGCTGGCCCAGGCACAGGCCCAGGCCGAAGCGCTGCGCTCGCAGCACATCGACGCGGTCCACCATCTCGATGCGCTGCTCGACGATCTCGATGCCGCCTTTGCCGATGCGCCGGAAGCGGGAGCCGATGGCTGGAAGGATCACTGGAAACAGAACCCCGAGCACTTCCACGCGCTGCGCCAGGCCGAAAGCCGCCAATGGCAAAAGCAGCACGCCGACCTGGATGAACGGGCCGCGAAGATCGCCGCCCTGGACATCGAACTGGCGGCCCTGCAGGAAGCGCACGCGAAAGTGGCGGCCGACGAGCATGCCGCGCGCGCCGCCTTCCTGGCGGCGGACGAGGCGCTGCAGGCGGCGCGTGCCCAGCGCGTGGCATTGTGGAATGGCGCGCCCGTGGGCGAAGTGGAAGCGCGGCTGCGCACCGCCTGCGAAGCGGCTCATGCCGCCCTGCGCGCGCAGCAGGAAGCGGGCCAGCAGGCCGCCCAGGCGCGGGTCCGCTGCGACGAGGCGCTGGTGCACGCGCAGCGCCGCCTCGCCGAACTGGACGAAGCGGCCGGCATCGCGCACCGCGACCTGGCCGCGTGGCTGGAAACGTTCCGGCACGCCCATGCCGAGCCGGACCTGTTCGCCCCGCCGGTGGACGGCGTCGCCTCGATGGACGAGCTGCTGGCATTGCTGGCGCATCCACAGGAAGCGATCCGCGCCGAACGCCACGCCTTGCAGGCGCTCGATGGCGCAGTGGCGCAGGCAGTGGCGGTGCTGCGCGAGCGCGAAGCCCAGCTGGAACAGCATCGCGCCACGGCGCCGGCCGGCGCCGAAGGCGGCCCGCAGCCCTTGCGCGAAGCACTCGACGCGCTGGCCACCGAACGCCGCGCCGCCCAGGAAGGCGTGTCCGCCCTGAAGGTGGCGCTGGCGCAGGACGACGAGCGGCGCCGCCGCGCCAGCGCGATGCTGGCCGGCCTGGAGCGGCAGGAAGCCAGCGAGCGGCGTTGGGCCCGGCTGGCTGAGCTGATCGGTTCGGCCGATGGCAAGAAGTTCCGCAACTACGCCCAGCAATTCACGCTCGACGTGCTGCTCGGCTATGCCAATGCCCACCTGCGCCAGCTGGCGCCCCGCTACCAACTGCTGCGCATCGACAATCCGTCGCAGCCATCGCTGGGTTTGCTGGTGCGCGACCTGCACATGGGCGACGACCTGCGTTCCGTGCACTCGCTGTCGGGCGGCGAATCGTTCCTCGTGTCGCTGGCGCTGGCGCTGGGGCTGGCCTCGCTGTCGTCGAACCGGGTGCGCGTGGAATCGCTGTTCATCGACGAAGGCTTCGGCAGCCTCGATGCGGAAACGCTGCGGGTGGCGATGGACGCGCTCGACAACCTGCAGGCGATGGGCAGGAAAGTAGGCGTGATTTCGCACGTGCAGGAGATGACGGAGCGGATCGCCACGCGGATCATCGTGCAACCCGGTGCAGGCGGCCGCAGCCACGTGAGCGTAGCCTGA
- a CDS encoding exonuclease SbcCD subunit D C-terminal domain-containing protein — protein sequence MRLLHTSDWHLGQSLHSFDRHYEHQCFLDWLLDTIVAEQADALLIAGDVFDNANPSAASQRQLYHFLRQARAAAPGLDIMLVAGNHDSPGRIDAPGPLLEELGTRVVGNVERTADGAIDVARLVHPLTNRDGAVAAWCLAVPFLRPSDVPRVEGGGDPYLAGIAELYQRALAHAEALRQPGQAIVAMGHCHMVDGQMSADSERRIVIGGTEMLPAGIFGPSIAYAALGHLHLAQQIGRHAHIRYCGSPLPLSFSEVHYQHQVLRVDLDGGALRETVAVPVPRAVHLLRVPTRPAPLDQVLDELEALDFPLAPAYAQPYLEVRVLLDAPEPGLRARIEAALEGKHVRLAKIETSSARRGGSLDEAAVSLDQLAQLQPADVFSRLYRQKFGSDAPDEQMAAFAELLLAEPAR from the coding sequence ATGCGCCTGCTGCACACTTCCGACTGGCACCTCGGCCAGTCGCTCCACAGTTTCGACCGCCACTACGAACACCAGTGCTTCCTCGACTGGCTCCTCGATACGATCGTTGCCGAACAGGCTGACGCGCTGCTGATCGCCGGCGACGTGTTCGACAATGCCAATCCGTCCGCCGCGTCGCAGCGCCAGCTGTACCACTTCCTGCGCCAGGCCAGGGCCGCCGCGCCCGGGCTGGACATCATGCTGGTGGCCGGCAACCACGACTCGCCCGGCCGCATCGACGCGCCCGGCCCGCTGCTCGAGGAACTGGGCACGCGCGTGGTCGGCAATGTCGAGCGCACGGCCGATGGCGCGATCGACGTGGCCCGCCTGGTGCACCCGCTGACCAACCGCGACGGCGCGGTGGCCGCCTGGTGCCTGGCAGTGCCGTTCCTGCGGCCATCCGACGTGCCGCGCGTGGAAGGCGGCGGCGACCCGTACCTGGCCGGCATCGCCGAACTGTACCAGCGGGCGCTGGCCCATGCCGAGGCGCTGCGCCAGCCCGGCCAGGCCATCGTGGCGATGGGCCACTGCCACATGGTCGATGGGCAGATGTCGGCCGATTCGGAACGCCGCATCGTCATCGGCGGCACCGAGATGCTGCCGGCCGGGATCTTCGGCCCGTCGATCGCCTATGCGGCGCTGGGCCACCTGCACCTGGCCCAGCAGATCGGCCGCCATGCCCACATCCGCTATTGCGGCAGCCCGCTGCCGCTGTCGTTCTCCGAAGTGCATTACCAGCACCAGGTGCTGCGCGTCGACCTCGACGGCGGTGCCCTGCGCGAAACGGTGGCCGTTCCGGTGCCGCGCGCGGTCCACCTGCTGCGCGTGCCGACGCGGCCCGCGCCGCTCGACCAGGTGCTCGACGAACTGGAAGCGCTCGACTTTCCGCTGGCGCCAGCGTATGCGCAGCCTTACCTGGAAGTGCGCGTGCTACTGGACGCCCCCGAGCCCGGCCTGCGTGCCCGCATCGAGGCGGCCCTGGAAGGCAAGCACGTGCGGCTGGCGAAGATCGAGACCAGCAGCGCGCGCCGCGGCGGTTCCCTCGACGAGGCGGCAGTCTCGCTGGACCAGCTCGCGCAACTGCAGCCGGCCGACGTGTTCTCGCGGCTGTACCGGCAAAAGTTCGGCAGCGATGCGCCGGACGAGCAGATGGCCGCGTTCGCCGAACTGCTGCTGGCGGAGCCGGCGCGATGA
- a CDS encoding PEP-CTERM sorting domain-containing protein, which produces MNAFLDHPSLPRRRMPAALRGTAALLAALACSSAMADIYTITTHTAGSTAAFNLPGLFPEGDIVGSRAFDLTVTSVFDSANVMTSVDNTWMQATDADLQISLRLDGQVYSLDAIGQVSSQILSDTDGAGRTTKRFYQSISFDPDTYGDLATIQQYVFTAADQFGIKSVLEPATAYYADPLTKGFSIFDWKVAPDVDPTLLGDGTGLAQRFDYNLVVTVPEPSTYAMLGAGMVLLAAAARRRSKAAATPG; this is translated from the coding sequence ATGAATGCTTTCCTCGATCACCCTTCGCTGCCGCGGCGCCGTATGCCGGCGGCACTGCGCGGCACCGCGGCCCTGCTGGCCGCGCTGGCCTGCTCCTCGGCAATGGCCGATATCTACACGATCACCACCCACACCGCCGGGTCGACCGCGGCATTCAACTTGCCGGGCCTGTTCCCGGAAGGCGATATCGTCGGCAGCCGTGCGTTCGACCTGACGGTGACGAGCGTCTTCGACAGCGCCAATGTGATGACCAGCGTGGACAACACCTGGATGCAAGCCACCGATGCGGACCTGCAGATCTCGCTGCGGCTGGACGGGCAGGTGTACAGCCTGGACGCGATCGGCCAGGTCAGCTCGCAGATCCTGTCGGATACGGATGGTGCCGGCCGCACCACGAAGCGCTTCTACCAGAGCATCAGTTTCGATCCCGACACGTACGGCGACCTGGCCACCATCCAGCAATACGTGTTCACGGCGGCCGACCAGTTCGGCATCAAGTCCGTCCTGGAGCCGGCCACCGCCTATTACGCGGACCCGCTGACAAAAGGCTTTTCGATCTTTGACTGGAAAGTGGCGCCGGACGTGGATCCGACCCTGCTGGGCGATGGCACCGGGCTGGCCCAGCGATTCGACTATAACCTGGTCGTGACCGTGCCGGAACCGTCCACGTACGCGATGCTGGGCGCCGGCATGGTACTGCTGGCGGCCGCGGCGCGCCGGCGCAGCAAGGCAGCCGCGACACCCGGCTGA
- a CDS encoding diguanylate cyclase domain-containing protein — protein sequence MSAWRELYRAALLPAFAAVVLAAMWAAVYWQVRQERAAARHEAVLQSHAQARTLAENTGFLLRQVEHATHLFKLKFEETEGALRVQDFGRRDGLLASLLPRRLALPVALYGADGRLAASLHGRFAAQAGAEGWFRALAGSHSDTAQFSNPAAGASHAWHIRIARRLDGAGGRFAGAVVILVDPALFVDDYDRLEPGPGGYVGLLSRDTGLSTNRIDERVFNDGTLAFSAARGDAAGGAEEAVARRPVDGTERIYAFRDMPRFALTAVVGHAKAHALARFERRRAIYVAAAAIASAVVLAFVAALMQQARRLRDSTQAAHEAQRQLRAAADASLDAVFLLKACREACGGDFILVDVNERGAAILGHPRAALLGHRIGALVPAWRAEGFLDKYRRVLDTGQPLEEEFETRTGTPRWLQHQIVAIDDGVAVTTRDITARKQAELASRQQQARLRMLADMMPAMIAYVDTDEVYRFQNLVYEQEFTRMGVQAIGRRARDIIGERRYASLQPWVRRVLAGETVAFEEVEDAQPDGSARSFEVRYIPQWDDEHGAVVGFHVVRTDVTALRREKQHLLRLSTIDALTGLTNRAGFMDRLGAAMEHSRANGSLMAVMYMDIDRFKPVNDTHGHAVGDALLKAFAGRLTHALRDTDTVARLGGDEFTVILERLHRCEDAERTAAKLVAAVAAPFDLDGVRADISTSIGVAFYAGGDLDAAGLLARADALLYEAKQAGRNTFRTGGTLAGLQPGAVA from the coding sequence ATGAGCGCATGGCGCGAGCTGTACCGGGCGGCGCTGCTGCCGGCATTCGCGGCCGTGGTACTGGCGGCGATGTGGGCCGCGGTGTACTGGCAGGTGCGCCAGGAACGGGCCGCGGCACGCCACGAGGCGGTGTTGCAGAGCCACGCGCAGGCCCGCACCCTCGCCGAGAACACCGGCTTCCTGCTGCGCCAGGTCGAGCACGCGACGCATTTGTTCAAGCTGAAGTTCGAGGAAACCGAAGGCGCGTTGCGCGTGCAGGATTTCGGGCGCCGCGATGGCCTGCTGGCGTCGCTGCTGCCGCGCAGGCTGGCGCTGCCGGTCGCATTGTACGGAGCGGATGGCCGGCTCGCCGCCAGCCTGCATGGCAGGTTCGCCGCGCAGGCCGGGGCCGAAGGCTGGTTCCGCGCCCTGGCCGGATCGCACAGCGACACGGCGCAGTTTTCCAATCCGGCCGCCGGCGCTTCGCATGCATGGCACATCCGCATCGCCCGCCGCCTCGATGGCGCGGGCGGGCGCTTCGCCGGCGCCGTCGTGATACTGGTCGACCCGGCGCTTTTCGTCGACGACTACGATCGCCTGGAGCCCGGGCCGGGCGGCTATGTCGGCCTGCTGAGCAGGGATACCGGCCTGTCGACCAATCGCATCGACGAGCGCGTGTTCAATGACGGCACGCTGGCGTTCAGCGCGGCGCGCGGCGATGCGGCAGGCGGTGCGGAGGAAGCCGTGGCGCGGCGCCCGGTCGACGGCACCGAACGCATCTACGCCTTCCGCGACATGCCCCGCTTCGCGCTGACGGCCGTCGTCGGCCACGCGAAGGCGCATGCGCTGGCCCGCTTCGAGCGGCGCCGCGCGATCTACGTGGCCGCCGCCGCCATCGCTTCGGCCGTCGTGCTGGCCTTCGTGGCGGCCCTGATGCAGCAGGCGCGGCGCCTGCGCGACAGCACGCAGGCGGCGCACGAAGCGCAGCGCCAGCTGCGCGCCGCGGCCGATGCCAGCCTCGATGCGGTATTCCTGCTCAAGGCTTGCCGCGAAGCCTGCGGCGGCGACTTCATCCTGGTCGATGTCAACGAGCGGGGCGCCGCCATCCTCGGCCACCCGCGCGCCGCGCTGCTGGGCCACCGCATCGGCGCGCTGGTGCCGGCGTGGCGCGCCGAAGGCTTCCTCGACAAGTACCGCCGCGTGCTCGACACGGGCCAGCCGCTGGAAGAGGAATTCGAAACCCGCACCGGCACGCCACGCTGGCTGCAGCACCAGATCGTGGCGATCGACGACGGCGTGGCCGTCACCACGCGCGACATCACGGCCCGCAAGCAGGCCGAGCTGGCAAGCCGGCAGCAGCAGGCGCGCCTGCGCATGCTGGCCGACATGATGCCGGCCATGATCGCCTACGTCGACACCGACGAGGTGTACCGCTTCCAGAACCTGGTCTACGAACAGGAATTCACGCGCATGGGCGTGCAGGCGATCGGCCGGCGCGCGCGCGACATCATCGGCGAGCGGCGCTATGCGAGCTTGCAACCATGGGTGCGGCGGGTGCTGGCCGGCGAGACTGTCGCGTTCGAGGAAGTCGAGGATGCGCAGCCGGACGGCAGCGCGCGCAGCTTCGAGGTACGCTACATACCGCAGTGGGACGACGAGCACGGCGCCGTGGTCGGCTTCCATGTGGTGCGCACCGACGTTACCGCGCTGCGGCGCGAGAAGCAGCACCTGCTGCGCCTGTCCACCATCGATGCGCTGACGGGCCTGACGAACCGTGCGGGCTTCATGGACCGGCTGGGTGCCGCGATGGAACACAGCCGCGCGAACGGTTCCCTGATGGCGGTGATGTACATGGATATCGACCGCTTCAAGCCCGTCAACGATACCCACGGCCACGCGGTGGGCGATGCGCTGCTGAAGGCATTCGCCGGCCGCCTGACCCATGCGCTGCGCGATACCGACACGGTGGCACGGCTGGGCGGCGACGAATTCACCGTCATCCTGGAACGCCTGCACCGCTGCGAGGATGCCGAGCGCACCGCGGCCAAGCTGGTGGCCGCGGTGGCCGCGCCGTTCGACCTGGATGGCGTGCGGGCCGATATCTCGACCAGCATCGGCGTCGCCTTCTATGCTGGCGGCGACCTCGACGCGGCCGGGCTGCTGGCGCGCGCCGACGCGCTGCTGTACGAAGCCAAGCAGGCCGGCCGCAATACCTTCCGTACCGGCGGCACGCTGGCCGGGCTGCAGCCGGGCGCCGTGGCGTGA
- a CDS encoding DUF2804 domain-containing protein, whose product MNAVPAMLPPAPERIVGADGQPVLGRHAGILRGCDWERLAPPYARGALWRRLHHKRWHYVALAAEQMFCAVAIADLGWMTSCFAYAFERGDGDMLANFAQDGWPGRFSASLAADAGGTSTFSRRGVFIELGPAGLSLRSPWLEIDACFGTAPAPALVASGLVKGGAVHATQKTGGLPLEGEARTWRGEYPLHGGTASIDYSNGLLARRTAWRWASGHGAGVGFNLQAGFFGAHENALWLDGGLFPLGPARFIHAADDPLEPWRVFTEDDCLDLVFTPVAARRDQRNLRIAANRYVQPLGTFSGWVRSAPDAPKRMVSNLAGVTEQHFARW is encoded by the coding sequence ATGAATGCCGTGCCCGCCATGCTGCCGCCCGCGCCGGAACGCATCGTCGGTGCCGACGGCCAGCCCGTGCTGGGCCGCCATGCCGGCATCCTGCGCGGCTGCGACTGGGAGCGCCTGGCGCCGCCGTACGCGCGCGGCGCGCTGTGGCGCCGGTTGCACCACAAGCGCTGGCACTACGTGGCGCTGGCGGCCGAGCAGATGTTCTGCGCCGTCGCCATCGCCGACCTGGGCTGGATGACCAGCTGTTTCGCCTACGCCTTCGAGCGCGGCGACGGCGACATGCTGGCCAACTTCGCGCAGGATGGCTGGCCCGGGCGCTTCTCGGCCTCGCTGGCCGCCGACGCGGGCGGCACCAGCACCTTCTCGCGCCGCGGCGTGTTCATCGAACTGGGGCCGGCCGGGCTGTCGCTGCGCAGTCCCTGGCTGGAAATCGATGCCTGCTTCGGCACCGCGCCGGCGCCGGCGCTGGTCGCTTCGGGCCTCGTCAAGGGCGGTGCCGTGCATGCCACGCAGAAGACCGGTGGCCTGCCGCTGGAAGGCGAGGCGCGCACGTGGCGCGGCGAGTACCCGCTGCACGGCGGCACCGCCAGCATCGACTATTCGAATGGACTGCTGGCGCGGCGCACGGCCTGGCGCTGGGCTTCCGGCCACGGCGCCGGCGTGGGCTTCAACCTGCAGGCCGGCTTCTTCGGCGCCCACGAAAATGCGCTGTGGCTGGACGGCGGCCTGTTTCCGCTGGGGCCGGCCCGCTTCATCCATGCGGCCGACGATCCGCTGGAACCGTGGCGCGTGTTTACCGAGGACGATTGCCTCGACCTCGTGTTCACGCCCGTCGCCGCGCGGCGCGACCAGCGCAACCTGCGCATCGCCGCGAACCGCTATGTGCAGCCGCTCGGCACGTTCTCCGGCTGGGTGCGCAGCGCGCCCGACGCGCCGAAGCGCATGGTGAGCAACCTGGCCGGCGTCACCGAACAGCACTTCGCGCGCTGGTGA